One Fibrobacter sp. UWB5 DNA segment encodes these proteins:
- the lptE gene encoding LPS assembly lipoprotein LptE, with protein MSRILCLVAVTLFVGLLSGCYSFTASTLPSHIKTVKIHEVEDKTLDPVLANNIREGVVEMFRKNAGGVRLVTGDATADFEMTLLSYTNKPENYNSNSDVETYRVTIRVSVKFYDNVKDKVIYESKSLSAEGTYDVQANETEDRHGQARAIEKLQDLIITNALAKW; from the coding sequence GTGTCTCGTATACTTTGTTTAGTCGCGGTCACCCTGTTTGTGGGGCTCCTGAGTGGTTGCTACAGCTTTACGGCATCCACGCTTCCGAGCCATATCAAGACGGTCAAGATTCACGAAGTCGAAGACAAGACTCTTGACCCGGTGCTAGCCAACAACATTCGCGAAGGCGTAGTCGAAATGTTCCGCAAGAATGCTGGCGGCGTGCGTCTTGTAACCGGTGATGCCACGGCAGACTTCGAGATGACTCTCTTGAGCTATACGAACAAGCCTGAAAACTACAACAGCAATAGCGATGTCGAAACCTACCGCGTGACAATCCGCGTGAGTGTCAAGTTCTACGACAACGTGAAGGATAAGGTGATTTACGAATCCAAGTCGCTGAGTGCCGAAGGCACCTACGACGTCCAGGCGAACGAGACCGAAGACCGCCATGGCCAGGCCCGTGCCATCGAAAAACTCCAAGACCTGATTATCACAAATGCATTGGCAAAGTGGTAA
- a CDS encoding 8-oxo-dGTP diphosphatase, translating to MLNTTLCYIEQDGKYLLLHRVKKKNDINKDKWIGIGGKFEEWESPEDCIKREALEETGLTLIRPKYRGIVTFISDGMDQTEFMHLFTATEFTGTLKDCDEGTLEWVPKENVAKLPHWDGDLIFLALLERGEPFFSLKLTYKGSSLTEALLNEEPVTVSDVTQG from the coding sequence ATGCTCAACACAACCCTCTGCTACATCGAACAAGACGGCAAGTACTTGCTGCTCCACCGCGTCAAGAAGAAAAACGACATCAACAAGGACAAGTGGATCGGCATTGGCGGCAAGTTCGAGGAATGGGAATCTCCCGAGGACTGTATCAAGCGCGAGGCTCTCGAAGAAACGGGCCTCACGCTGATTCGCCCGAAGTACAGAGGGATTGTCACCTTCATTAGCGACGGCATGGACCAGACCGAGTTCATGCACCTGTTCACGGCAACCGAATTTACCGGCACGCTCAAGGACTGCGACGAAGGCACGCTCGAATGGGTACCCAAGGAAAACGTGGCCAAACTCCCCCACTGGGACGGCGACCTGATATTCCTGGCGTTACTTGAAAGGGGCGAGCCTTTCTTTTCGCTCAAGCTGACCTACAAGGGCAGCTCCTTGACCGAAGCCCTGCTGAACGAGGAACCCGTGACTGTGAGCGATGTCACTCAAGGCTGA